From one Triticum urartu cultivar G1812 chromosome 3, Tu2.1, whole genome shotgun sequence genomic stretch:
- the LOC125542402 gene encoding 16.9 kDa class I heat shock protein 1: MSIVRRSNVFDPFADLWADPFDTFRSIVPAISGGSSETAAFANARVDWKETPEAHVFKADLPGVKKEEVKVEVEDGNVLVVSGERTKEKEDKNDKWHRVERSSGKFVRRFRLPEDAKVEEVKAGLENGVLTVTVPKAEVKKPEVKAIQISG; encoded by the coding sequence ATGTCGATCGTGAGGCGGAGCAACGTGTTCGACCCCTTCGCCGACCTCTGGGCTGACCCCTTCGACACCTTCCGCTCCATCGTCCCGGCGATCTCAGGCGGCAGCAGCGAGACGGCCGCGTTCGCCAACGCCCGGGTGGACTGGAAGGAGACGCCCGAGGCGCACGTCTTCAAGGCCGACCTCCCCGGCGTGAAGAAGGAGGAGGTCaaggtggaggtggaggacggcAACGTGCTCGTCGTCAGCGGCGAGCGCACAAAGGAGAAGGAGGACAAGAACGACAAGTGGCACCGCGTGGAGCGCAGCAGCGGCAAGTTCGTCAGGCGCTTCCGCCTCCCCGAGGACGCCAAGGTGGAGGAGGTGAAGGCCGGGCTGGAGAACGGCGTGCTCACCGTCACCGTGCCCAAGGCCGAGGTCAAGAAGCCTGAGGTGAAGGCCATCCAGATCTCCGGCTGA